Proteins co-encoded in one Pseudoliparis swirei isolate HS2019 ecotype Mariana Trench chromosome 7, NWPU_hadal_v1, whole genome shotgun sequence genomic window:
- the slc35d2 gene encoding UDP-N-acetylglucosamine/UDP-glucose/GDP-mannose transporter → MPADGCPQPARHSRLPRLYSALFYAGSSFVITVVNKTVLTSFRFPSYLCLGIGQMIATLVVLYAAKMSKAIQFQDFDRTIPLKIFPLPLLYVGNHITGLASTKKLSLPMFTVLRKFAILMTMILEVFILRKTFPKRLVYSVVTIVLGAMVAASSDLAFDVEAYSFILLNDAFTAASGVYTKKKLGTEGLGKYGLLFYNALLLVIPTLLASAYTGDLHKALAFEDWVEGPFVFCFLTSCFMGFVLMYSIVLCSYYNSALTTTVVGAIKNVAVAYIGIFVGGDYLFSWTNFLGLSICMSGGLMYSYLTFKQISDGSDAEEGQELKIRIAEDSTGKPSAH, encoded by the exons ATGCCAGCGGACGGCTGCCCGCAACCCGCGCGCCACTCCCGGCTGCCGCGGCTCTACTCCGCCTTGTTCTACGCCGGCAGCTCGTTTGTCATCACCGTGGTGAACAAGACCGTGCTGACGAGCTTCAG GTTCCCCTCTTATCTGTGCTTGGGAATTGGCCAG ATGATCGCCACCCTTGTTGTCCTTTATGCTGCTAAAATGAGCAAAGCAATCCAGTTTCAGGATTTTGACAGAACTATTCCCTTAAAA ATTTTCCCCCTTCCTCTGCTCTATGTTGGGAACCATATCACCGGACTGGCGAGCACAAAGAAACTCAG tttacCCATGTTTACAGTATTAAGGAAATTCGCCATATTGATGACAATGATCTTGGAAGTATTTATTCTAAG gAAAACATTCCCGAAGCGGCTGGTGTACAGCGTTGTGACCATCGTCTTAGGTGCCATGGTCGCTGCAAG TTCGGACCTGGCCTTCGATGTGGAGGCCTACTCCTTCATCCTGCTCAATGATGCCTTCACGGCTGCCAGCGGCGTGTACACCAAGAAGAAACTGGGCACCGAG GGCCTCGGGAAGTACGGGCTCTTGTTTTACAACGCCCTGCTCCTCGTCATCCCCACGCTCTTGGCGAGCGCTTATACTGGAGATTTACACAAG GCGCTCGCGTTTGAGGACTGGGTTGAAGGcccttttgtgttttgtttcctcACATCCTGCTTCATGGG CTTTGTGCTGATGTACTCCATCGTCCTGTGCAGCTATTATAACTCAGCACTTACTACAACAGTAGTCGGCGCAATAAAG aatGTGGCAGTAGCTTATATCGGCATCTTTGTGGGCGGCGACTACCTGTTCTCCTGGACCAACTTCCTCGGCCTCAGCATTTG CATGTCAGGTGGACTGATGTACTCGTATCTCACCTTCAAACAAATATCCGATGGAAGCGACGCCGAAGAAGGACAAGAGCTGAAGATTCGCATCGCAGAGGATTCAACCGGGAAGCCCTCTGCTCACTAA